CAGTACCGGAATCGTGACTCCAGTGACTTCTGGACTAAGTGTTTCTGTTACTGGTTTGGAAGTATATTGGAATTCAGGTGGTGTGTTGACACGGAGTGGCTCTGGGTCAACTAGATCGTTCAGACCATCGCCGTCGGTATCTCTATCCCTTGGGTCAAGGGTTTCTGGTTGTTCACCAGTCGCATCATCTTGACGAGTCGTAGCTAATTCTTCACCGTCGTTAACACCGTCATAGTCCGTGTCAGGAGTAGTAGGATCTGCAGTATGCTTGTAATAGGAGATAGTCGTGCCGCGATACCTGACTTCCGTGTACTGGCCGATTTCTTTGCTGTCTGAGAGGCCGTCGCCGTCGGTATCGGTATCGGTCGGATCTGTTTGGATCGTCCTCCCGCTACCAATCCGTGTCTCAGCCCGCTCGACAGTATCTGGCAGTCCATCGTTGTCGCTATCCCGTTTAACGCGCACTCGGTCGACCGAAACGGTTCTACTCTCCGCCGTTACTGCCAGTTCGAGTCGGCCGTTCGTTTCGGTGCCCGACGCATTGAGCCGGTAAACATCCCGCCCGGTAATGGACGCATTGTCGAGGACACTGCCATTCGCGGTCTGGAGTGCGACCCGGCCGCTGCCGGTCGACGTGGCATTGATCTGTACGGTGAAGTTCTTGATCCCGTTAATCGATCCAAGGGTGCGCGTCACCTGACCATTCTCAGATGATTCGTTGGACGAACCATCGTCAGGAGACACAGCAGAGCCGTTGATGATTGCCGACTCTCCGAAGTATGATGGATCATCATGGTTGTCAGCAACACGATACTCAATGCCACCAGATTTGAGGGTCGTATCGACGCCAGAGATGTTGGCATACTGGTTGCCTTGGGTGTCCGTCACGGTGAGTGATATCTGGCCCTCCTTTCCCCACTCGATGCGGCCACGGAGCCAGCGGTCTTTAGGGAGCTGCGTATCTGTTTCCGCGAACACATACTTGTTAGAAGAGGGTGTCATAGAACGAGTAGCACACCAAAGAGCAGGGTGAACGCTGAGGTGGATGAGTCCAGCGACCCTGCAAGATGATCCTTCGGTAGAGTCGTTCTTCAATGTCGTGGAGACGGAAACGTTAGCGTTGTTTGAGCACCTCTCCTTCGAGTTTCTCGAAGGGTTCGACGTGTTCGCCCCGGCAAAGACGGGGCGAACACGAGACCACGAACCACCAGAGCTGATGCGTGGCTTTCTCCACTGCTACTACAAGGACATTTACGGCATTCGTCCGGTTGAGCGGGAGCTTCGGAACACGGTTGTTTGGCTGAGCTGTGGCTTCGATCGACCGCCGTCGAGAGACGCGGTCGATCGCTTTCTCACCGACCTCGAACACGTCGTCAACGAGGTCTTTGACCGACTCGTCGAGCAGGCCGCCCGACGCGGCCTGCTCGACTTGACCTACTGTATCGATTCAACCGACGTGAGGGCGATGCCCACCGATCCAGACGCGTCGAAGTGCTACGATCCAACCGACGACGAGTACTACTACGGCTACGGTTGCACGATCGTCTCGACCGGGCAAAAGATCCCGATTGCAGCCGAGTTCACCGAGAGCAAACAAGCACCGGAAGAGACGGCGATGCGCGTCACACGTGACGCGCTCGCCGTTGAGCAACCAATCTGGATGGTTGGTGACAGCGCCTACGACACGCTCGACTGGCACGACCACCTGCTGACCGCAGGGGTCGTGCCAGTCGCTCCGTACAACGCGCGAAACACTGATGACCCGAAAGACATCGAGTACAGGATCGAAGACCGCATCGAGGAACACAGTGAGGGCGTCCAGCTGAAGCAATCAATCCTAGACGAGACGTACAACCGCCGTACTGGCGTCGAACGAACCAACGAATCAGTGAAGGACTGCGGCCTCGGGCGAACGCACGCCCGAGGCCGCGTCCACGCACGATCGCAGGTGTTTCTTGCTCTGTGCCTTCGCCTCGTCGTCGCTATCACCAACTACGAACGCGGAGACAATCCGGGAAGCACGATCATCACGGTGTGACAAGAGTTCTATGACACCCTCGTTAGAACCGTGTTCCCTTCTGAGTTGAATTGGACTGTCACCCTGTCCAAGATAAGCATTGTAGAAGTGGTCGGCTTCATCGGTGACACCGAATCTGAAGCCCAGATCTCGTTCTTGCCCGTATTCGACGCCGTTGAAATGGACCCAGAAATCGAACGTATCACCTGCCGACGGATACCGGTCGAGGCCGGACCTCGACTGGAGTTTGACACCAGATGCGACTTCGAGCAAGTTGCTCCCGTTCCGCGGTGTCACTTGGGGCGAGTCGGTTACTCTCACGTGATCGGACGGACCCTCGCGAAGATAATATTCGGACAAATCACCGTCTTCGAAGGTATCGATCGATTTCAGGCCGGTAGTCGACTCGTCTCCCGGACTCGTCACCTGCAGGCTGCCGTTCGTTACGCCAGCTTGGACTGCCATCCCTTGGGTCTGGGTCCACGATGAGAGATTCGCGATGGTCGTATTGGTGAAATTCTGATCAACACTCCAAGGAGAGGTTCGATTCCCGTTGAACTGTTTGACCCATTCCGTATAATCCATCGCCACGTACCGCGAGAAATGCGGCGTCTGTGTCCGTACAGTATCGTTCGCCGTATCGACAGTTGTATTCAGCGGGACATAGGTTTGGGCCGACCGGTTGTATCGGAATATCGCCAGCGTGGATTCGTTGTTCGGCACCGCCGACTCATTGTAGGAGAACGCGATGGTCGCGTTGTCGAACTCGCGTTCACTTTCGAATTCGACGACAGGTGAAACGCTTGCATTCTGTAAGGAGTCAGTGACAACCGGTCTGTCGGTAACTCCCAAAGTACTCACGCTGGACGCGACGTCGCCGGAGCCGTTGACTCGGACAGTCAAACCCAAGTCTTCGTCCGTTGTCGTTGTCGTGAACGTCTCGTTGCCGTCGCGGACACCATCGCTGTCCGAGTCCGGATTTGTCGGATCGGTACCCAGTGTGATCTCTTCGCCATCGGGTAAGCCGTCGTCGTCGGTGTCCGGATTCGACGCGTTCGTTCCATGTTCGATTTCACGTCCATCGGTGAAGCCATCGCCGTCGGAATCAGCTAGGAACGGATTAGTCCCGGCCTCGAGTTCTTCGCCGGTAGTCAAATTATCTTGGTCTGGATTCCATTCGGAGTCTGAAACACCGTCCCCGTTTGTGTCGGAGTCGGTCGGATCAACGTCCTGAAGTCGTGATTCGACGCCATCAGGGAGTCCGTCACCGTCTGTATCGTTGCTCTGAGGGTCAGTGCCGAGTCGGTATTCGCGATATGCCGGTAACGTATCATTGTCCAGGTCTTCTGCGCCGTCGATCACCGCATCCCCGTCAGAGTCTGCTACCCTGGGGTCGGTTTTCGTGACGTTTCGCTCGTATGCATCGGGAAGTCCATCACCGTCAGTGTCGTTCGAGGCCGTCGAGCGTGTGGCGACGAGGAGCCACTGGATATCCCCGACGTCGGTTCGGTTGTCTCCCGTGTAATCGTACGCACTCCAGTTGGCACCGGCTGCTGTGGATCCCAAGTGACGAGACAGTGCGTCGACGTCAACGATATTGACAGCCCCATCGCCATTGATATCTTCGTACAGGCCGTCACCATCTGGATCAGTAGGCTGGTTATCATCGACGAGCGGGTACGGGTGAGAGTCGTTTTCCCGGGGCGGTAACTGCGCAATGGCACTCGCATTCGGCTCTGTTGAGCCATTCCAGCTGGTCGAAAGTGGCCCAGTCGCTTGGTTCCCGGCCGCTGCGGCGGGGATGTCATTGCCGGCCGTCTGCAGCGGGCCAGCCCCGGTCCCGGTCATCATTCCCGAGACCGGACCGACAGTCACTAATAGTAATACACCAAATATCGCTTGTAATTTTGTCGCCGAACTTGTCATATAAACCCCCACCAGAGGTATTGTTGTGAGCTTGAATCAGTAACCAGAATACTTAATCCTACTTATTGAGACTATACATTTAATGAGGAAGCTTGCGACAGTATTCGGCGTTTGTATAGCAGTATCCCTCTTGGCGGGAGTGGCGATGGGGGCGGGGACGACCACTGTTGAAGTCCAGCCATCGACTGAGACCGTTGCGGTTGGCAACGCAACCACTGTTGACATTGTAATCACGTCGACCACAGGCGGGGTGGGTTCACTGGATATCGAGCTTGTAAGCACCAACGAGTCGGTTGCAACAGTCTCAAACACGACTGTTGCCGGGAACCCAGAAACAGTCCAGTCCTCTGAAGAAAGCAATGGCGTTCGCATTGCGGCGACTGGAATGGATACCGCTGACAGTGGCTCGGCGTCTGTTGTCTCGGTGACGCTTACGGGCGAGGCTGTCGGGACGAGCGATGTGGAGATGACCGTTGCAGCCGTCGGTGACGAATCCGGGAACGCGTACAATGTCACCAGCGTAGGTGGTGGAACGCTGACAGTCGAGTCCGGAAATGACACAACAGCAACTCCAACGGAGACGCCAACACCAACTCCGACGGAAACACCAACAGAGACTCAGACGGAGACGCCGGCAGAGACCCAAACGGAAACACCAACAGAAAATCCTACCGAGGAGGACTCTTCCAGTTCCGGCGG
The Haloarcula sp. CBA1129 genome window above contains:
- a CDS encoding transposase, with protein sequence MSPATLQDDPSVESFFNVVETETLALFEHLSFEFLEGFDVFAPAKTGRTRDHEPPELMRGFLHCYYKDIYGIRPVERELRNTVVWLSCGFDRPPSRDAVDRFLTDLEHVVNEVFDRLVEQAARRGLLDLTYCIDSTDVRAMPTDPDASKCYDPTDDEYYYGYGCTIVSTGQKIPIAAEFTESKQAPEETAMRVTRDALAVEQPIWMVGDSAYDTLDWHDHLLTAGVVPVAPYNARNTDDPKDIEYRIEDRIEEHSEGVQLKQSILDETYNRRTGVERTNESVKDCGLGRTHARGRVHARSQVFLALCLRLVVAITNYERGDNPGSTIITV